The following are encoded in a window of Panulirus ornatus isolate Po-2019 chromosome 6, ASM3632096v1, whole genome shotgun sequence genomic DNA:
- the LOC139749075 gene encoding mitochondrial amidoxime-reducing component 1-like isoform X2 — protein MDSPRTLIVTSLTTVAVVIVIGIYFKLLKKSHQSSMKPRIKNREELKDMKWESAGRVRKVMMYPVKSCAGKAVNSAQAKPLGLVNGAVRDRSFILCKDNGVMITARMIPSTVLIRPSYEDNILTLKFPGAVDLTVDISQVEKNDKIATTVIWGETVQGLDCGEDASNWLQRVLGHKSFLLYHANLPSTRSTERCNGGKYPLLRNDDHSLYADLTGHMLMTLESIADLQTRVFRKIAPEDFRPNILIDGTRGPYDEDEWEYIMIGDAVFRNAKPCTRCIFTTVCHKTGKKDPNMEPLRTLRKYRCPKGGNDPYFGINLGLDLPGVVREGDEVFVTRIATSKKI, from the exons ATGGACTCACCAAGGACTTTGATAGTCACCTCATTAACTACTGTTGCAGTTGTTATAGTGATTGGTATATACTTCAAATTATTAAAGAAAtctcatcagagcagcatgaaaCCCCGCATCAA GAATCGGGAGGAGTTAAAGGATATGAAGTGGGAGTCTGCTGGCAGGGTAAGGAAGGTGATGATGTACCCCGTCAAATCTTGTGCTGGAAAAGCTGTTAATTCCGCTCAGGCTAAACCACTTGGTTTGGTGAATGGAGCAGTCAGAGACAG ATCTTTCATTCTGTGTAAAGACAATGGAGTGATGATCACCGCCCGCATGATTCCCTCCACTGTTTTAATACGTCCCAGTTATGAAGACAACATTCTTACTCTGAAATTCCCAGGTGCTGTGGACTTGACAGTTGATATCTCACAAGTGGAAAAGAATGACAAAATAGCTACTACAGT TATTTGGGGTGAGACAGTCCAAGGCTTAGACTGTGGTGAAGATGCATCCAACTGGCTTCAGAGGGTATTAGGGCATAAAAGCTTTTTGCTGTATCATGCAAACCTGCCATCAACAAGATCAACAGAACGTTGTAATGGAGGAAAATACCCTTTATTGAGGAATGATGATCAT TCTTTATATGCTGATCTCACTGGACATATGCTCATGACATTGGAAAGCATCGCAGATCTTCAAACCAGAGTGTTTCGTAAAATAGCACCTGAAGATTTTCGACCCAACATATTGATTGATGGCACTAGGGGGCcatatgatgaagatgaatgggAGTACATTATGATTGGTGATGCTGTTTTCAGAAATGCTAAGCCATGTACTAG ATGCATATTTACCACAGTCTGCCACAAGACAGGCAAGAAAGATCCCAACATGGAACCTCTACGCACTCTCAGAAA GTATCGCTGTCCTAAAGGGGGGAATGACCCATACTTTGGTATCAATCTTGGACTTGATTTGCCTGGAGTTGTCAGAGAAGGTGACGAGGTTTTTGTTACAAGAATTGCAACCTCCAAGAAGATTTGA